AGGTGAGTGTAACAAAGCAACAGACACCTGTGGTCAGTTGGTCGGGCCCAATGCGCCTGTCCTTCCTCAGTGCATtcattcagtgtgtttgtgtgttgccaCAGCTGGCCGGTGTCCATGCCACCACAGTAACCACCCTCCCTGATGGCTCATTTGACCTGGAGCAGCTAGAATCGAAGATCCGCCATGGTTACCCCGACCCCCACTACCCCCGCTCACGCCTCATATgtgttgaaaacacacacaacatacaggGAGGGCGTGTGCTACCTCTGACCTTCCTGCAGGAGGTGTGTGTAATTCATGGTGGTATAAATCTTTTATATGTCAACATGTGATCCATGCCTTGCTATAAGAGAAGGGAGAATCCAGCAGCTCTCACAGGTTGGTGTCCATTTCCAAGGTTCGTGCTTTGGCAGATAGATATGGTCTGTCAGTTCACATGGATGGAGCCAGGGTGATGAACGCTGCTGTGGCCCAGGGGGTGCCTCCATCCACCAtactgcagcacacacacactgtgagtgtgtgcctCTCCAAGGTGGGACAGcatcacacatgcacgcacgcacgcatgcgcccacacacacacacacacagaatggacccaaatatacaaattaatttgcatttattgTAACATTAACATGTGAACAGAGTCAgaaccaacaaaataaaacttctcAAAGTCAAATTCACATGTGTGTAACAGGGTTTGGGTGCCCCTGTGGGAACCATGCTAGCTGGACCCCAAGACTTCATATACCGGGCTGTGCGGTGCCGTAAAGCCCTGGGTGGGGGGATGCGGCAGGCTGGTATACTGGCAGCAGCTGGACAACTGTCTTTACTAAAGATGGTAGGACGACTGGAGGAGGATCACCACAATGCAAAAACGTTTGCTCAAGGTGAGCAGCAGATATTTCTGTCTtcgaaaatgaaatcatgaactGCCTGCTCGTAACTTCGTTTCTTTCCTTCACCTCTCCCAGCTCTGCTCGACTGTGACCCTCCTCTATTCGCTGTAGACATGGCTGCCGTGGAGACAAACATTCTGCGTTTCCGTCTACGGGAGACCAGTTTAAGCCCCTCTGAGTTCTGTGCCCGCATGAGTGAGGTTGGCGAGAGAGAGGAGGCAGCACTGGGACAGGGGATACAAGTTCTCATGTACCCCCATTTTGAAAATTCAGTACGGGCTGTATGGCATCTTGGCATTTCCCCTGAAGATACCCTGCTGGCCATCCAGAAACTGCAATTTGTGGCTTCTCAGTTCTTGAAGGATAAAGTCAGGGCCCAGTGAAACGGATGGTTCTCAAGAGGTGTAGTTTAATTACTAGGACTGTTCATAGAACACTTTCACATATGAATCTAGaaaaatactataatatgtcaACACATAACACATGAAACACTGATCAACTGGAGTCACTTTGGATATCTTTATatcattattaatttcactGAATTCAGAGTTTTGTAATccttaaattaaataatgaaaccactgtccttttttatttttattagcaAGACACAGTTACTTAAAACAGTTTTGGTTACTGATATTTCAAttaaagagttgttttttttaatgttctattCTTATCATTTTGTCTTACTCTGGTTTGGGCTATGTTGCAAAAAGATGATATATCACATTTCTATTTGGCATTAGGACATATTTGCATCTGTTGACAATTATGTCAATATTAATTCTTGCTAATTATGTCATGGACATGTCCAGTATTTTTACAATGCAGTAACCATACAGCCACAAGATGGCACTAGTGTATTATTCCCTGATATACGTGTAGTGACTGAGctgacaaaagtaaaacatgtccaTTTCTTTCTATTCCCAATTGTATGACtgatattgtttatttatgtctGATATAttgtacaggccaaaagtttggacacaccttctcatttaatacttttcctttattttcattactatTTACactgtagattatcactgaaggcctTAAAACTATGTAGGAACACAAGTGGAGCCTTGTCTGGGTTAATTAATGGCATTTCTTAcgttattaatggagttgggaccatcagttgtgttgtacagaagtcaggttgatacacagccaacagccctattaaacaactgttagaattcatattatggcaagaaccaatcagctaagtaaagagaaatgagtggccatcattactttaagaaatgacggtcagtcgTTCCGAAAAATTGTACAGTCACCGAGAACAGTCACacaaaccatcaagcgctacaacaaaactaGCTCTCATGAGGACcaccccaggaaaggaagaccaagagtcacctctgttgctgaggataagttcatccgagtcaccagcctcggaaatcacaagttaacagcagctcagattagagaccagatgaataccacacagagttctagcagcagacacatttcTAGAACAACTGTTCTAGCAACTGGAGACTGGGTGAATCAGGGTCTtaatggtcaaatagcagctagcaaaccactgctaaggagaggcaaaaagcagaagagatttgtttgggccaagaaacacaaagaatggaccttagaccagtggaaatctgggttttggtctgatgagtccaaatttgaggtctttggttccaaccgctgtgtgtttgtgcgacaaaaaaaaggtgaccagatggattctacatgcctggttcccaccgtgaagcatggaggaggaagtgtgatagtgtgggggtgctttgctggtgacactgttagggatttattcaaaattgaaggcatactgaatcagcatggctaccacagcatcctgcagcgacattccatcccatccagtttgtgtttagttggatcatcatttatttttcaacaggacactaaccccaaacacacctccaggctgtgtaagggctatttgacccagtgctaagcatctctgggaactccttcaagactgtttggaaaccatttcaggtgactacatATATNNNNNNNNNNNNNNNNNNNNNNNNNNNNNNNNNNNNNNNNNNNNNNNNNNNNNNNNNNNNNNNNNNNNNNNNNNNNNNNNNNNNNNNNNNNNNNNNNNNNAGCGGTGGGATTCGAACCCACGCCATCGAAATGACTGGAGCCTAAATCCAGCGCCTTAGACCACTCGGCCACGCTACCATGTTAACCAACAGAGATAGACTAAagaatttatttcaaatgcagGTGTAGCCTACTCTActgtttaattgtgttttaagtTACAGATTGAACGGCAAAGGTTGCACAGAAATACTAACGTATCATTGCTAGTTAGTAAAGTTAGCTGGGGTAGCtaatagtctcgctttgccagaccattcCACACGGAGTAGCTAGCGTTAACTACCAAAGTCAATTTTGTAAACATCCTGCACATAAATAAGTTAGCAAAGCGTCTAGCTTGCATTTTGTTCTGTGACATGTCACCTGTTGCACTCTACCTAATATATAACTATGTGTAGTCATAGTTAGAAATTTTGGCTAGCTTTCCGAGTTTCCTCACGAGGTGGAGTAACGTTACGTTACGCTGGTTTAACGTAAGGTAATTTGTTCAGTGCGGCTTTCAAATGATCTTCCGTTGTCGTAACTACAATATTCACGCGTTAGcgtttgtattttaaatattacaatttaaatacaaGTATAAGTTTAATTAACTTAATCTCAGCTGGCTTTGAATTTTTGATAAAGTATTTACAGATCGACAGATTCTTCTACATTTTGCCTATGTCAGCTGTCAATGTCTATCTTATATTTCCGATAGCCGTGAAAGCAGCAGAACGC
This sequence is a window from Etheostoma cragini isolate CJK2018 chromosome 21, CSU_Ecrag_1.0, whole genome shotgun sequence. Protein-coding genes within it:
- the tha1 gene encoding threonine aldolase 1 — encoded protein: MSLKTFSCRALFKFVNRGFVALSKPLSARDAVAIASSARGYYNNTGKPRCPGPGGAAHVRVVDLRSDTVTKPGPAMRQAMAEAEVGDDVMREDPSVNELQKIAADMFGMEAALFVPSGTMSNLIAVMVHCRERGDEMIVGDLSHLHIYEQGGSAQLAGVHATTVTTLPDGSFDLEQLESKIRHGYPDPHYPRSRLICVENTHNIQGGRVLPLTFLQEVRALADRYGLSVHMDGARVMNAAVAQGVPPSTILQHTHTVSVCLSKGLGAPVGTMLAGPQDFIYRAVRCRKALGGGMRQAGILAAAGQLSLLKMVGRLEEDHHNAKTFAQALLDCDPPLFAVDMAAVETNILRFRLRETSLSPSEFCARMSEVGEREEAALGQGIQVLMYPHFENSVRAVWHLGISPEDTLLAIQKLQFVASQFLKDKVRAQ